From the Halalkalicoccus sp. CGA53 genome, one window contains:
- a CDS encoding 50S ribosomal protein L2, with amino-acid sequence MGRRIQGQRRGRGTPTFRAPSHRYKADLSHRKEGADLVTGTVVGIEHDPARSAPVADVEFDDGDRRLVLAPEGVAVGEEIQIGISAEIKPGNTLPLAEIPEGVPVCNVERQPGDGGKFARAGGTSANLITHDRNAAVVQLPSGQMKRLDPQCRATIGVVAGGGRTEKPIVKAGKKYHKMRARGGKWPKVRGVAMNAVDHPFGGGGRQHPGRPKSVSRDAPPGRKVGDIASRRTGRGGKGGRKK; translated from the coding sequence ATGGGACGACGCATTCAAGGCCAGCGACGAGGGCGCGGCACGCCGACGTTCCGCGCGCCGTCGCACCGGTACAAGGCCGACCTCTCCCACCGAAAGGAAGGCGCGGATCTGGTGACCGGAACCGTCGTCGGGATCGAACACGATCCCGCGCGATCGGCGCCGGTCGCGGACGTCGAGTTCGACGACGGCGACCGCCGACTCGTCCTCGCCCCCGAGGGCGTGGCCGTCGGCGAGGAGATCCAGATCGGGATCAGTGCGGAGATCAAGCCGGGCAACACGCTCCCGCTGGCGGAGATCCCCGAGGGCGTGCCGGTCTGCAACGTCGAGCGCCAGCCGGGCGACGGCGGCAAGTTCGCCCGCGCGGGCGGGACGAGCGCGAACCTGATCACCCACGACCGGAACGCGGCGGTCGTCCAGCTGCCGAGCGGACAGATGAAGCGACTGGACCCGCAGTGCAGAGCGACGATCGGCGTCGTCGCCGGTGGCGGCCGCACGGAGAAACCGATCGTGAAGGCCGGGAAGAAGTACCACAAGATGCGCGCACGCGGCGGCAAGTGGCCGAAGGTGCGCGGTGTGGCGATGAACGCCGTCGACCACCCGTTCGGTGGCGGCGGCCGACAGCACCCCGGTCGCCCGAAGTCCGTCTCGCGTGACGCACCGCCTGGCCGCAAGGTCGGCGACATCGCCTCGCGACGGACCGGCCGCGGCGGCAAGGGAGGGAGAAAGAAATGA
- a CDS encoding 50S ribosomal protein L23, translating into MSVIVHPLVTEKAMNDMDFENKLQFIVGLEATKTEIEEAVAERYDVSVESVNTQITMQGQKKAVVRLGDDDDAQEVASRIGVF; encoded by the coding sequence ATGAGCGTCATCGTCCACCCGCTCGTCACGGAGAAGGCGATGAACGACATGGACTTCGAGAACAAGCTCCAGTTCATCGTCGGCCTCGAGGCGACGAAGACCGAGATCGAGGAGGCGGTCGCGGAGCGCTACGACGTCTCCGTCGAGAGCGTGAACACACAGATTACCATGCAAGGACAGAAGAAGGCGGTCGTGCGTCTCGGAGACGACGACGACGCACAGGAAGTCGCCTCACGGATCGGGGTGTTCTGA
- a CDS encoding 50S ribosomal protein L3 translates to MAQPHTPRKGSMGFGPRKRATSEVPRFRSWPDDDGQPGLQGFAGYKTGMTHVVMINDEANSPVEGMEQTVPVTIVETPPMRAVALRAYEQTPYGTRPVGEVWTDEFDDELDRALDLPAEYDEEAEDELRAAIDEGRVDDLRMITHTTPAVLKAVPQKRPHVMETRIGGGSLVERAEFGFDLLDEGGEHAATDVFRPGEYVDVGGITKGKGTQGPVKRWGVQKRKGKHARQGWRRRIGNLGPWNPSRVRSTVPQQGQTGYHQRTELNKRLIDIADDGIAPEGGFVNYGEVEGPYALIKGSLPGPKKRLVRFRPAVRPNDQPRLDPEVRHVSTASQQG, encoded by the coding sequence ATGGCACAACCACACACACCACGCAAAGGCTCGATGGGCTTCGGCCCGCGGAAGCGAGCGACCAGCGAGGTCCCCCGCTTCCGGTCCTGGCCGGACGACGACGGACAGCCGGGGCTGCAGGGCTTCGCCGGCTACAAGACCGGCATGACCCACGTGGTGATGATCAACGACGAGGCGAACTCGCCCGTCGAAGGGATGGAACAGACCGTCCCCGTCACCATCGTGGAGACCCCGCCCATGCGCGCGGTCGCACTCAGAGCCTACGAACAGACGCCGTACGGAACGCGACCCGTCGGCGAGGTCTGGACCGACGAGTTCGACGACGAACTCGACCGGGCGCTCGACCTCCCGGCGGAGTACGACGAAGAGGCGGAAGACGAGCTGCGCGCGGCGATCGACGAGGGTCGGGTCGACGACCTGCGGATGATCACCCACACGACCCCCGCCGTGCTCAAGGCCGTCCCACAGAAGCGACCCCACGTGATGGAGACGCGCATCGGCGGCGGCAGCCTCGTCGAGCGGGCGGAGTTCGGCTTCGACCTGCTCGACGAGGGCGGCGAGCACGCCGCGACGGACGTGTTCCGCCCCGGCGAGTACGTCGACGTCGGCGGCATCACGAAGGGGAAGGGGACCCAGGGTCCCGTCAAGCGCTGGGGCGTCCAGAAGCGCAAGGGCAAACACGCCCGCCAGGGCTGGCGACGACGGATCGGCAACCTCGGTCCGTGGAACCCCTCCCGGGTGCGCTCGACGGTCCCCCAGCAGGGACAGACCGGCTACCACCAGCGGACGGAACTGAACAAGCGCCTGATCGACATCGCCGACGACGGCATCGCCCCCGAGGGTGGGTTCGTCAACTACGGCGAGGTCGAAGGCCCCTACGCGCTGATCAAGGGCTCGCTGCCGGGCCCGAAAAAGCGCTTGGTCAGGTTCCGCCCGGCGGTACGCCCGAACGACCAGCCGCGCCTCGACCCCGAGGTGCGCCACGTCTCGACGGCATCACAGCAGGGATAA
- a CDS encoding RNA methyltransferase, translating to MTVSVLVPSSIVREAEDKREATRKLGTVARAATVFRADRLSVFPDGGGEGRWGGGFVETVLKYAATPPYLRKEAWGRRDELEFAGVLPPLRALSRTGSGSTDPGSLRQGIVTEVGPDDRVRVTCGLQHPISLGVPKEMEVAEGERVTVRISSRRPVRARLVDEPTGLAVERVDLQAALGREDAGVRIATSRFGEPLTVSRLRTLAGRVEGDGTTVAFGSPARGLPEILGVEPEVVERSGDDVEPAGGFDLWLNVIPNQGSEVVRTEEAMFAALACLSLTEE from the coding sequence ATCGTCCGCGAAGCCGAGGACAAACGCGAGGCGACTCGCAAACTCGGCACCGTCGCCCGCGCGGCGACGGTCTTCCGGGCGGACCGGCTCTCGGTCTTCCCCGACGGGGGAGGGGAGGGACGGTGGGGCGGCGGGTTCGTCGAAACCGTACTGAAGTACGCCGCGACGCCCCCCTACCTCCGAAAGGAGGCGTGGGGGCGGCGGGACGAACTGGAGTTCGCGGGCGTCCTGCCGCCGCTTCGCGCCCTCTCACGGACCGGCTCCGGATCCACCGATCCGGGGTCGTTAAGACAGGGAATCGTGACCGAGGTCGGACCTGATGACCGCGTTCGGGTCACTTGCGGACTGCAACACCCGATCTCACTCGGCGTGCCGAAAGAAATGGAGGTCGCCGAGGGGGAGCGCGTCACCGTCAGGATCTCTTCGCGACGACCGGTCCGCGCACGGCTGGTGGACGAGCCCACGGGGCTCGCAGTCGAGCGTGTGGACCTTCAGGCGGCGCTCGGCCGTGAGGACGCCGGCGTCCGTATCGCGACGTCGAGGTTCGGTGAACCGCTCACCGTCTCTCGGCTGCGGACGCTGGCCGGACGGGTCGAGGGCGACGGGACGACCGTCGCCTTCGGCTCGCCCGCGAGAGGGCTGCCGGAGATCCTCGGGGTAGAACCCGAGGTGGTCGAGCGGTCGGGAGACGACGTCGAACCCGCTGGGGGGTTCGACCTCTGGTTAAACGTGATCCCGAACCAGGGCAGCGAGGTCGTGCGAACGGAGGAGGCGATGTTCGCCGCGCTCGCCTGTCTGTCGCTCACGGAGGAGTAA
- the rpl4p gene encoding 50S ribosomal protein L4: MNATVYDTDGAEAGEVDLPAVFETPYRPDLIKRAVLAAQANRTQPYGADEHAGMRTSAESPGSGRGLAHVPRSRGRGRRVPQTVSGRKAHPPKAEKDRSQDINTKERKLAVRSAIAATADAERVAERGHRFDEELALPLVVSDEFEELLKTKEVVSFLEAVGAHDDVVRADEGRHVRAGQGKLRGRKYKEPTSILFVTSSEAGPSKAARNLAGVDVATAANVSAEDLAPGTLPGRLTVWTESALEEVADR; the protein is encoded by the coding sequence ATGAACGCAACAGTCTACGACACGGACGGTGCCGAAGCGGGCGAGGTCGACCTCCCCGCAGTCTTCGAGACGCCGTACCGTCCGGACCTGATCAAGCGGGCGGTGCTCGCCGCGCAGGCGAACCGCACTCAGCCCTACGGCGCGGACGAGCACGCGGGGATGCGGACCTCGGCGGAGTCACCGGGCTCCGGCCGCGGTCTCGCACACGTCCCGCGCTCGCGCGGGCGCGGACGACGCGTCCCGCAGACCGTGAGCGGCCGCAAGGCCCACCCGCCGAAGGCGGAGAAGGACCGATCACAGGACATCAACACCAAAGAGCGAAAGCTCGCGGTCAGAAGCGCCATCGCCGCCACCGCCGACGCAGAGCGCGTCGCCGAACGCGGCCACCGCTTCGACGAGGAGCTGGCGCTCCCGCTCGTCGTCTCCGACGAGTTCGAGGAGCTGCTGAAGACGAAGGAGGTCGTCTCGTTCCTCGAGGCGGTCGGTGCCCACGACGATGTCGTGCGCGCCGACGAGGGCCGACACGTCCGTGCCGGGCAGGGGAAACTGCGCGGTCGGAAGTACAAGGAGCCCACGTCGATCCTCTTCGTCACCTCCAGCGAGGCCGGCCCGTCGAAGGCGGCCCGGAACCTCGCGGGCGTCGACGTCGCCACGGCGGCGAACGTCAGCGCGGAGGATCTGGCACCGGGGACGCTCCCGGGTCGACTGACGGTCTGGACCGAGAGCGCACTCGAGGAGGTAGCGGACCGATGA